A single region of the Streptomyces caelestis genome encodes:
- a CDS encoding M20 family metallopeptidase has product MTRDLDLSSVVELAGELIRRPSRAGVDDHEPVLAVLEDWLAGHGLPHRRLHDDARRPVALLVEIAGGRPGPWWALDACVDTAPYGDESAWSFPPDAGDVVDGRLRGRGAADSKLAAALFCHIAAELHGRAGELRGGLAVLLDADEHTGGFGGARAYLADPEAARPAGVMIGYPGLEEVVVGGRGLWRARIAVHATSGHSGSRRATVGAVSRAAHLVRLLDEAPLPGASGEFPLPPKLTVTFCHGGEGFSVVPDLCEVGADIRTTPGFGARAAEALVRTAVSELDERSPAPRPTEVRAVAAWPPYRLAEDEQPAAALLGAAAGEGLRVRAKTAGPSNIGNLLAAEGIPATAGFGLPYEGLHGVDERVHLADLPVVHAVYRRAVLGLLGA; this is encoded by the coding sequence ATGACCAGGGATCTTGACCTCTCCTCCGTGGTGGAGCTCGCCGGCGAGCTCATTCGCCGCCCGAGCCGCGCCGGCGTCGACGACCACGAGCCCGTCCTGGCCGTCCTGGAGGACTGGCTCGCCGGCCACGGACTGCCGCACCGGCGTCTCCACGACGACGCCCGCCGCCCGGTCGCGCTGCTGGTGGAGATCGCGGGCGGCCGGCCCGGGCCCTGGTGGGCGCTGGACGCCTGCGTGGACACCGCGCCGTACGGCGACGAGTCGGCCTGGTCCTTCCCGCCCGACGCCGGGGACGTCGTCGACGGCCGGCTGCGGGGCAGGGGCGCGGCCGACTCGAAACTCGCCGCGGCCCTGTTCTGCCACATCGCGGCCGAGCTGCACGGCCGGGCCGGTGAGCTGCGCGGCGGACTCGCGGTGCTACTGGACGCCGACGAGCACACGGGCGGCTTCGGGGGTGCCCGGGCGTATCTCGCCGACCCCGAGGCGGCCCGCCCGGCCGGGGTGATGATCGGCTACCCGGGGCTGGAGGAGGTCGTGGTCGGCGGGCGCGGGCTGTGGCGGGCCAGGATCGCCGTGCACGCGACGTCAGGGCACTCCGGATCGCGCCGGGCGACGGTCGGTGCGGTGTCGCGTGCGGCGCATCTCGTACGGCTGCTGGACGAGGCCCCGCTGCCCGGCGCGAGCGGGGAGTTCCCACTGCCGCCGAAGCTGACGGTGACCTTCTGCCACGGCGGCGAGGGGTTCTCCGTCGTGCCGGACCTGTGCGAGGTCGGCGCCGACATCCGTACGACACCCGGCTTCGGCGCCCGAGCGGCCGAGGCCCTGGTCCGGACCGCGGTGAGCGAGCTGGACGAACGGTCGCCCGCTCCGAGGCCGACCGAGGTCAGGGCGGTCGCGGCCTGGCCGCCCTACCGGCTGGCCGAGGACGAGCAGCCCGCCGCCGCGCTGCTGGGCGCCGCGGCGGGCGAGGGGCTGCGGGTACGGGCCAAGACGGCGGGCCCGTCGAACATCGGCAATCTGCTGGCGGCCGAGGGCATTCCGGCCACGGCCGGCTTCGGGCTGCCGTACGAGGGACTCCACGGCGTGGACGAACGTGTGCACCTCGCGGACCTGCCCGTGGTGCACGCCGTCTACCGGCGGGCCGTCCTCGGCCTGCTGGGGGCGTGA